A genome region from Actinobacillus arthritidis includes the following:
- a CDS encoding DUF808 domain-containing protein encodes MAFSSLFTLLDDIAAVLDDVSVMTKVAAKKTAGVIGDDLALNANQVSGKNISPERELPIVWGVAKGSFINKVILIPLALLLSIYLPQAILPLLMIGGAYLCFEGVEKLLHKFLHKNDHHSDTEEQVSEQDKIKGAIRTDFILSAEIIIIALGVLQESSTMIKILSLSSIGIGITVFVYGLVGLIVKLDDIGLWLMQKKSGLSQSIGKALLVIMPWFMKSLSVIGTIAMFLVGGGIFSHNIAEIHHFVEHLGIPAQFASLVDFVVGIIIGTICCLIILPLMKVFSKKH; translated from the coding sequence ATGGCATTTAGCTCATTATTTACACTATTAGATGATATTGCGGCAGTTCTGGATGACGTATCTGTCATGACTAAAGTTGCCGCCAAGAAAACTGCCGGCGTAATCGGAGACGATTTGGCACTGAATGCAAATCAAGTTAGCGGAAAAAATATTAGCCCCGAACGTGAATTACCTATCGTTTGGGGCGTAGCCAAAGGCTCGTTTATCAATAAAGTTATCTTAATTCCGCTTGCCCTACTCTTATCCATTTATTTACCACAAGCCATTCTTCCTTTATTGATGATTGGCGGTGCTTATCTATGTTTTGAGGGAGTAGAAAAATTATTACATAAATTCCTACACAAAAATGATCATCACTCCGACACAGAAGAACAAGTTTCTGAACAAGACAAAATCAAAGGTGCAATCCGTACTGATTTTATCTTATCAGCAGAAATTATTATTATCGCATTAGGTGTATTACAAGAATCATCAACGATGATCAAAATTCTTTCTCTTTCAAGTATCGGGATCGGGATCACTGTTTTTGTATATGGTTTGGTTGGATTAATTGTAAAACTGGATGATATCGGTTTATGGTTAATGCAGAAGAAAAGCGGCTTATCGCAATCTATCGGTAAAGCTCTACTTGTGATTATGCCATGGTTTATGAAATCACTTTCGGTTATTGGGACAATTGCGATGTTCTTAGTTGGTGGCGGTATTTTCTCGCACAATATTGCCGAAATTCATCATTTTGTTGAACACTTAGGTATTCCGGCACAATTCGCAAGCCTCGTTGATTTTGTGGTAGGTATTATTATCGGCACAATTTGTTGCCTAATCATTTTGCCGTTAATGAAAGTATTTAGTAAAAAACACTAA
- the rpsO gene encoding 30S ribosomal protein S15 — translation MSLSVEAKAKIVAEFGRDAKDTGSSEVQIALLTAQINHLQAHFAEHKKDHHGRRGLLRMVSRRRKLLDYLKRTDLAKYSETIARLGLRR, via the coding sequence ATGTCTCTAAGCGTAGAAGCAAAAGCAAAAATCGTTGCTGAATTTGGTCGTGATGCAAAAGATACTGGTTCATCAGAAGTTCAAATCGCATTATTAACAGCTCAAATTAACCACTTACAAGCACACTTTGCTGAGCATAAAAAAGATCACCACGGTCGTCGCGGTTTATTACGTATGGTTTCACGTCGTCGTAAATTATTAGACTACTTAAAACGTACTGATCTTGCTAAATATTCAGAAACTATCGCACGTTTAGGTTTACGTCGCTAA